In the Klebsiella aerogenes KCTC 2190 genome, one interval contains:
- the lpxB gene encoding lipid-A-disaccharide synthase has protein sequence MAEQRPLTIALVAGETSGDILGAGLIRALKARVPDARFVGVAGPLMQAEGCEAWYEMEELAVMGIVEVLGRLRRLLHIRADLTRRFGELRPDVFVGIDAPDFNITLEGNLKKQGIKTIHYVSPSVWAWRQKRVFKIGRSTDLVLAFLPFEKAFYDRFNVPCRFIGHTMADAMPLDPDKGAARDRLGIPHDVHCLALLPGSRGAEVEMLSADFLKTAQLLRNAYPDLQVVVPLVNAKRREQFERIKAETAPDMTVHMLDGQARDAMIASDAALLASGTAALECMLAKCPMVVGYRMKPFTFWLAKRLVKTDYVSLPNLLAGRELVKELLQDECEPQALAAALKPLLADGKTSHDMHDTFRALHQQIRCNADEQAADAVLELAK, from the coding sequence ATGGCCGAACAGCGTCCCCTGACGATTGCCCTGGTCGCCGGAGAAACCTCCGGCGATATTCTTGGCGCCGGTCTCATCCGCGCCCTCAAAGCTCGCGTCCCTGATGCGCGCTTTGTCGGCGTGGCGGGGCCGCTGATGCAGGCGGAAGGATGCGAAGCCTGGTACGAAATGGAAGAGCTGGCCGTGATGGGCATTGTTGAAGTGCTTGGTCGACTGCGCCGCTTACTGCATATTCGCGCCGATTTAACGCGCCGCTTCGGTGAACTGCGTCCCGATGTCTTCGTTGGCATCGACGCCCCTGATTTCAATATTACCCTCGAAGGTAACCTGAAAAAGCAGGGCATCAAAACCATTCATTACGTCAGCCCGTCCGTTTGGGCATGGCGACAAAAACGCGTTTTCAAAATTGGCAGATCCACCGATCTGGTCCTGGCATTCCTGCCTTTCGAAAAAGCGTTTTACGACAGATTTAACGTTCCCTGCCGTTTTATCGGCCACACCATGGCGGATGCCATGCCGCTGGATCCTGATAAGGGCGCGGCACGTGACCGTCTGGGCATCCCGCATGATGTTCACTGCCTGGCGTTGCTGCCCGGTAGCCGCGGCGCGGAGGTCGAAATGCTCAGCGCCGACTTCCTGAAAACCGCGCAGCTTCTGCGTAATGCTTATCCCGACCTGCAGGTTGTGGTGCCGCTGGTCAATGCCAAACGGCGGGAACAGTTTGAGCGAATCAAAGCTGAGACGGCGCCGGATATGACGGTACATATGCTGGATGGTCAGGCGCGCGATGCGATGATCGCCAGTGATGCCGCGCTGCTGGCCTCGGGGACGGCGGCGCTGGAGTGCATGCTTGCGAAATGCCCGATGGTCGTTGGCTACCGCATGAAGCCGTTTACCTTCTGGCTGGCGAAACGGTTGGTGAAAACCGATTATGTCTCCTTGCCAAATCTGCTAGCCGGGCGCGAGCTGGTGAAAGAGCTGCTGCAGGATGAATGCGAGCCGCAGGCGCTGGCAGCCGCCTTGAAACCGCTGCTGGCCGACGGCAAAACCAGCCACGATATGCATGATACTTTCCGCGCGCTGCATCAGCAGATCCGCTGCAACGCGGACGAGCAGGCGGCGGACGCAGTACTGGAGTTAGCAAAATGA
- the rnhB gene encoding ribonuclease HII gives MMEFVYPHTHLVAGVDEVGRGPLVGAVVTAAVILDPRKPIVGLNDSKKLSEKRRLALFDEIKDKALCWSLGRAEPHEIDELNILHATMLAMQRAVAGLSITPEFVLIDGNRCPSLPMPSQAVVKGDSRVAEISAASILAKVTRDAEMATLDIAFPQYGFAQHKGYPTVVHLQKLQEHGATEHHRRSFGPVKRALGLASN, from the coding sequence ATGATGGAGTTCGTTTATCCACATACCCATCTGGTCGCCGGTGTCGATGAGGTAGGCCGCGGGCCGCTGGTCGGCGCGGTGGTCACTGCCGCGGTAATTCTTGATCCGCGTAAGCCTATCGTAGGCCTCAACGACTCTAAAAAATTAAGCGAAAAGCGCCGCCTGGCGCTGTTTGATGAAATCAAAGACAAAGCCCTGTGCTGGAGCCTGGGGCGCGCCGAGCCGCATGAAATCGACGAGCTAAACATCCTGCATGCCACGATGCTGGCGATGCAGCGCGCCGTCGCAGGTCTGAGTATTACCCCTGAGTTCGTGCTTATCGACGGCAACCGCTGCCCATCGCTTCCGATGCCGTCGCAGGCGGTAGTGAAAGGCGATAGCCGGGTGGCGGAAATCAGCGCAGCGTCTATTCTGGCTAAAGTCACTCGCGACGCCGAAATGGCTACGCTGGATATTGCATTTCCGCAATACGGTTTTGCCCAGCACAAAGGCTATCCTACCGTTGTACATCTGCAAAAACTGCAGGAACACGGCGCAACAGAGCACCACCGGCGTAGTTTCGGCCCGGTGAAACGCGCGCTGGGCCTGGCGTCCAACTAA